In Aquimarina sp. TRL1, a single window of DNA contains:
- a CDS encoding aconitate hydratase, protein MAFDIDMIKKVYSQVAERVTAAREITGKPLTLAEKILYSHLWDGKADKAFSRGKDYVDFAPDRIACQDATAQMALLQFMQAGKVKVAVPTTVHCDHLIQAKVGADKDLQTALNTSNEVFNFLESVSNKYGIGFWKPGAGIIHQVVLENYAFPGGMMIGTDSHTVNAGGLGMVAIGVGGADAVDVMAGMPWELKFPKLIGVKLTGKLSGWTAPKDVILKVAGILTVKGGTGAIIEYFGPGAEAMSCTGKGTICNMGAEVGATTSTFGYDESMERYLRSTDRSDIADAANEVKEHLTGDPEVYANPEQYFDQVIEINLSELLPHLNGPFTPDLATPVGEMNKKATENDWPLKVEWGLIGSCTNSSYEDLSRAASIAQQAIDKGLKTKAEFGINPGSEQVRYTAERDGLLDIFEKLDAKIFTNACGPCIGQWAREGADKAEKNSIIHSFNRNFAKRADGNPNTHAFVASPEMVAAVAISGRLDFNPLTDKLVNENGEEVMLDEPTGWELPPRGFDVEDAGYLAPEEDGSHVNVVVNPDSERLELLTPFAAWDGKNITGAKLLIKAFGKCTTDHISMAGPWLRYRGHLDNISNNCLIGAVNAYNKKTNSVKSQITGDYDAVPATQRAYKAAGIPTIVVGDHNYGEGSSREHAAMEPRHLGVRAVIVKSFARIHETNLKKQGMLGLTFANENDYDLIQEDDTFNFLDLDQFAPDRQLALEIVHADGTKDTIQLNHTYNDSQIEWFKEGSALNLIKKQNS, encoded by the coding sequence ATGGCATTCGATATTGATATGATTAAAAAGGTTTATAGTCAAGTAGCAGAACGTGTTACAGCAGCACGTGAGATTACAGGTAAACCTTTGACCTTAGCAGAGAAAATTTTATATAGCCACCTATGGGATGGAAAAGCAGATAAGGCTTTTTCAAGAGGAAAAGATTATGTGGACTTTGCTCCGGATCGTATCGCATGTCAGGATGCAACAGCACAGATGGCTTTGCTACAGTTCATGCAGGCAGGTAAAGTCAAAGTTGCAGTACCTACTACGGTACACTGTGACCACTTAATTCAGGCAAAAGTTGGAGCAGATAAAGATTTGCAAACCGCTTTAAATACAAGTAACGAAGTATTCAATTTCTTAGAATCAGTTTCTAATAAATACGGAATTGGATTCTGGAAACCTGGAGCCGGAATTATTCATCAGGTAGTTTTGGAAAACTATGCTTTCCCAGGAGGAATGATGATTGGAACAGACTCTCATACAGTTAATGCAGGAGGGTTAGGAATGGTTGCAATTGGAGTTGGAGGAGCAGATGCAGTGGATGTAATGGCTGGGATGCCATGGGAGTTAAAATTCCCTAAATTGATAGGAGTAAAGCTAACAGGAAAGCTTTCGGGGTGGACGGCTCCAAAAGATGTAATACTAAAAGTAGCTGGAATTCTTACAGTAAAAGGAGGAACCGGAGCGATAATAGAATACTTTGGTCCCGGAGCAGAAGCAATGTCCTGTACAGGAAAAGGAACGATCTGTAATATGGGAGCGGAAGTAGGAGCTACTACCTCTACTTTTGGATATGATGAATCAATGGAACGTTATTTACGTTCTACAGATCGAAGTGATATAGCAGATGCAGCTAATGAAGTAAAAGAACATTTAACCGGAGATCCAGAAGTATATGCAAACCCTGAACAGTATTTTGATCAAGTTATCGAGATTAATTTGTCAGAGTTGTTACCACACCTTAACGGACCTTTTACTCCTGATTTAGCAACCCCAGTAGGAGAAATGAATAAAAAGGCGACAGAAAATGATTGGCCTTTGAAAGTAGAATGGGGATTAATCGGTTCTTGTACCAACTCTTCTTATGAAGATTTATCAAGAGCGGCTTCGATAGCACAGCAAGCTATTGATAAAGGATTAAAAACAAAAGCAGAATTTGGGATTAATCCAGGATCAGAACAAGTACGATATACGGCAGAAAGAGACGGTTTATTAGATATTTTTGAAAAACTGGATGCAAAAATATTTACTAATGCATGCGGACCATGTATCGGACAATGGGCAAGAGAAGGAGCAGATAAGGCAGAGAAAAACTCAATTATACATTCTTTTAACCGTAACTTCGCGAAGCGTGCCGATGGAAATCCAAATACACATGCCTTTGTGGCATCTCCGGAGATGGTAGCAGCTGTAGCAATTTCAGGAAGGTTGGATTTTAACCCCTTAACAGATAAGTTGGTGAATGAGAATGGAGAAGAAGTTATGTTGGATGAACCAACAGGATGGGAGTTACCTCCAAGAGGATTTGATGTAGAAGATGCGGGATATTTAGCTCCTGAAGAAGATGGGTCGCATGTTAATGTAGTAGTAAATCCTGATTCAGAGCGATTAGAATTATTAACGCCATTTGCTGCCTGGGATGGAAAAAATATCACAGGAGCTAAATTGTTGATCAAAGCATTTGGAAAATGTACAACAGACCATATCTCAATGGCAGGACCTTGGTTGAGATACCGAGGACATCTGGATAATATTTCTAATAACTGTCTGATAGGTGCAGTAAATGCCTATAATAAGAAAACAAATTCTGTAAAGAGTCAGATTACTGGAGACTATGATGCTGTTCCGGCTACACAGCGAGCATACAAAGCAGCAGGGATCCCAACAATAGTTGTAGGAGATCACAACTATGGAGAAGGATCTTCCCGAGAACATGCTGCAATGGAACCTCGTCACCTTGGAGTAAGAGCTGTAATTGTAAAATCATTTGCTCGTATTCACGAAACAAACCTGAAAAAACAAGGAATGTTAGGATTGACATTTGCTAATGAAAATGACTATGATTTAATTCAGGAAGATGATACCTTTAACTTCTTGGATCTGGATCAATTTGCTCCAGATAGACAATTAGCATTAGAAATAGTACATGCAGACGGAACAAAAGATACGATCCAATTGAATCATACATACAATGATTCACAAATAGAATGGTTTAAAGAAGGATCAGCACTTAATCTTATTAAAAAGCAAAATTCTTAA
- a CDS encoding OmpA family protein produces MVKKIRISIILMAVLSSVVFSQEKQLTKADNDFERFAFVDARKVYLKVAEKGFSSASLYKKIGDSYYFNGELDESVSWYERLISEYGDDMEPEYLFRYAQGLKSKRRYEEADRIMEAFYTSAGNDLRASSFMSTRNYLDFIDMQSGKFQLLKLSVNSPHSDYAPSFNHQGQLIFASSREGQNMTKTLHEWNEMPFLDLYSSDVIEGNGDLSAPKKLKGKINTKFHESSTTFSKDGKTMYFTRNNYSHRKVGTDSKGTILLKLYKATLDGNKWKDVEELPFNSEEYSVAHPSLSADGKQLYFASDMPGSYGLSDIYVVDILEDGGYGTPRNLGDHINTEGRETFPYISDSGVLYFSSDGHTGLGGLDVYISIQDHFNFSVPYNVGRPINGPRDDFSFVLNEATKMGYFASNRDGGIGNDDIYSFRQKEDLIASCKQMVSGNVTDEQTSATMGEALVVLLKDNGEEITRTLTDDEGKYSFEIDCNTSYLIRASQVGYSPSEELLTTNASLAEQYEVSFVLKQGILEEKEVEEGDDLAKLLSLEEIYFDLDKSKIRPDAEVELQKIIVAMKEYPQLRIDVRSHTDSRGDDSYNLRLSDRRAKSTIKYIIEKGEIDPGRVTGKGYGETELVNKCEDGVPCATKEHQENRRSEFIIVK; encoded by the coding sequence AGGATTTAGTTCTGCGAGTTTGTATAAAAAGATAGGAGATTCCTATTATTTCAACGGAGAGTTGGATGAATCGGTTTCCTGGTATGAACGTCTGATCAGCGAGTATGGAGATGATATGGAGCCAGAGTATTTATTTCGGTATGCACAGGGATTAAAAAGTAAACGCAGATATGAAGAAGCAGATAGAATCATGGAAGCATTTTATACCAGTGCAGGGAATGATCTTCGAGCATCCTCCTTTATGAGTACTCGAAATTATCTGGATTTTATAGACATGCAGTCAGGAAAATTCCAACTATTGAAATTAAGTGTTAACTCACCTCATTCGGACTACGCTCCTAGCTTTAACCACCAGGGGCAACTAATTTTTGCTTCTTCCAGAGAAGGTCAGAATATGACAAAGACCTTACACGAATGGAATGAAATGCCTTTTTTGGATTTGTATTCTTCTGATGTAATAGAAGGAAATGGGGACTTAAGTGCTCCCAAAAAACTAAAAGGGAAGATCAATACAAAGTTTCATGAATCTTCTACGACCTTTAGTAAAGATGGAAAGACAATGTATTTTACAAGAAATAATTATAGCCATAGAAAGGTAGGAACAGATTCAAAAGGGACAATTTTATTAAAACTATACAAAGCTACCTTAGATGGTAATAAATGGAAAGATGTAGAAGAATTACCATTTAATAGTGAAGAATATTCAGTAGCGCATCCATCGTTAAGTGCAGATGGGAAACAATTGTATTTTGCCAGTGATATGCCTGGTAGTTATGGGTTATCCGATATTTATGTAGTAGACATTTTAGAAGATGGAGGGTATGGAACCCCTCGTAATCTGGGAGATCATATCAATACAGAAGGTCGAGAGACGTTTCCTTATATCAGTGATTCAGGAGTGTTGTATTTCTCTAGTGATGGTCATACCGGTTTAGGAGGATTGGATGTATATATCTCTATTCAGGATCATTTTAATTTTTCAGTTCCATATAATGTTGGACGTCCGATTAATGGTCCTAGAGATGATTTTTCCTTTGTACTGAATGAAGCCACAAAAATGGGGTATTTTGCGAGTAATCGAGATGGAGGTATTGGGAATGATGATATTTATAGTTTCCGTCAAAAGGAAGATTTAATAGCGAGTTGTAAACAAATGGTGTCAGGTAATGTGACAGATGAGCAAACATCTGCCACTATGGGAGAAGCTTTGGTTGTTTTGTTAAAAGACAATGGAGAAGAAATCACCCGAACCTTAACAGATGATGAAGGGAAATATTCCTTTGAGATAGATTGTAATACATCATACCTGATTCGTGCCTCACAGGTTGGTTATAGTCCATCCGAAGAGCTTCTTACAACCAATGCTAGTCTGGCAGAACAATACGAGGTTTCTTTTGTGCTTAAACAGGGTATTTTAGAGGAGAAAGAAGTTGAAGAAGGGGACGACTTAGCAAAATTACTTTCATTAGAAGAGATTTATTTTGATTTGGATAAGTCAAAGATCCGACCAGATGCCGAAGTGGAATTACAAAAGATTATTGTAGCGATGAAAGAGTATCCTCAATTACGTATAGATGTTCGTTCTCATACGGATAGTAGAGGAGATGATAGCTATAATCTACGTTTAAGTGATCGTCGAGCAAAGAGTACGATCAAATATATTATAGAGAAAGGAGAGATTGACCCGGGTAGAGTGACAGGAAAAGGATATGGAGAAACGGAATTGGTTAATAAATGTGAAGACGGAGTTCCATGTGCTACCAAAGAACATCAGGAAAACAGAAGAAGTGAATTTATTATTGTGAAATAA